The following proteins come from a genomic window of Pichia kudriavzevii chromosome 1, complete sequence:
- a CDS encoding uncharacterized protein (PKUD0A12275), translated as MTELARSARIVKVLPNNLLHLELLNKLINKSTSFPHIWNGTYTHIQVLTGISGNLLDFRRIPLRGLHSDKSFQLKTRLRYRWDYCQISLICEKTGGIGKYITDDVTNKLLNGYVVKYKGNHSELPEFSKNDDKVVKEMYHSELTGPVKQIPSIEIRGSRSELDISSIMKPSSVRYAHICS; from the coding sequence ATGACAGAACTAGCAAGAAGTGCTAGAATAGTTAAAGTTTTACCCAATAATCTTTTGCATCttgaattgttgaataaaCTTATAAACAAATCTACTAGCTTTCCCCACATTTGGAACGGTACCTATACTCATATTCAAGTATTAACTGGTATTAGTGGAAATCTTTTAGATTTCAGAAGAATACCTTTAAGGGGCCTACATAGCGATAAAAGTTTCCAACTCAAAACTAGGCTTAGATATCGGTGGGACTATTGTCAAATTAGCTTAATTTGTGAAAAGACTGGTGGAATTGGTAAGTATATTACTGATGATGTTACCAATAAATTACTCAATGGATATGTAGTCAAGTACAAGGGTAATCATAGTGAATTACCCGAATTCAGTAAAAATGACGATAAAGTGGTGAAAGAAATGTATCATTCTGAGCTTACGGGACCAGTAAAACAGATTCCCTCCATAGAAATTAGAGGGAGTAGGTCTGAACTTGATATTTCATCCATCATGAAACCTAGTTCTGTTCGATATGCCCATATATGTTCATAG
- a CDS encoding uncharacterized protein (PKUD0A12290; similar to Saccharomyces cerevisiae YJL177W (RPL17B) and YKL180W (RPL17A); ancestral locus Anc_1.161) gives MARYAAVPSNPAKSASARGSYLRVSFKNTRETAQAVSGWKLEKAQKYLDQVLDHERAIPFRRFNGSIGRTGQGKEFGVTKARWPEKSVKFIQGLLQNAQSNAEAKGLDASKLVISHIQVNQAPKMRRRTFRAHGRINAYQSSPSHIEIIVTEEEENVAKAADNKKVAYNARQRGRLSSQKRLTAA, from the exons ATGGCTAGATACGCAGCAGTTCCATCAAACCCAGCAAAGTCTGCTTCTGCAAGAGGTTCTTACTTAAGAGTCTCTTTCAAGAACACCAGAGAAACCGCTCAAGCTGTTTCCGGCTggaaattagaaaaagcTCAAAAGTACTTAGACCAAGTTCTTGATCACGAAAGAGCAATTCCTTTCAGAAGATTCAACGGTTCCATTGGTAGAACTGGTCAAGGTAAGGAATTTGGTGTTACCAAGGCAAGATGGCCAGAAAAGTCCGTCAAGTTCATCCAAGGTTTATTGCAAAACGCTCAATCCAACGCTGAA GCAAAGGGTTTAGACGCATCCAAATTAGTTATCTCTCACATTCAAGTTAACCAAGCACCAAAGAtgagaagaagaactttCAGAGCTCACGGTAGAATTAATGCATACCAATCTTCTCCATCCCacattgaaatcattgtcactgaagaagaagaaaacgtTGCTAAGGCAGCAGACAACAAGAAGGTTGCTTACAATGCAAGACAAAGAGGTAGACTCTCTTCTCAAAAGAGATTAACTGCTGCTTAA
- a CDS encoding uncharacterized protein (PKUD0A12280) → MTDTHEFDEQLEYESDEESENFHTIYEDKFVDIHSNGETEEADLNNEEYIEENLKELIESDLEGIEDEKLIEKQYGEEFISEVSKLETSGSVVVDISENNISIKESTVDNTLSHINVEDIEERNEVEEGDGKANDTNLAVVDSKIEKHNEGTAEKETLIATSSHSYDAVNNNYLDEFTDSEDEVEITEVKEIRDVNGNIKGQFEDDELIEYVGEEPFKEKEEKTVVSSTDDTGNNRGFKALEEIPVYFDFCELCGGGKNLDEAWLKDEIRVGFDFMKLFKPACLEDELYSEFNPIFDFDECISLKFSDVFQKIAQFLSLQLRDVNIHLTFGDLNNLTLESDSVMSNNLRITDLLETYRCLKDESPNSDLYKFLSVRVWCTRSLEKQLQLLHTAKDCGFKLENINDLGIDKRKYSELVEDTRSCKRPKL, encoded by the coding sequence ATGACAGATACCCATGAATTTGACGAACAACTAGAATACGAAAGTGATGAGGAAAGCGAAAATTTTCATACAATATATGAAGATAAATTTGTAGACATACATTCAAACGGAGAAACTGAGGAGGCCGATTTGAACAACGAGGAATATATAGAAGAAAATCTGAAAGAGTTAATAGAGAGTGATCTGGAGGgcattgaagatgaaaagtTGATCGAAAAGCAATACGGAGAAGAATTCATCTCAGAAGTAAGTAAATTGGAAACATCCGGCTCTGTTGTTGTGGATATCTCAGAGAATAATATAAGTATTAAAGAGAGTACGGTGGACAATACCTTAAGTCACATaaatgttgaagatattgaggAGAGAAAcgaagttgaagaagggGATGGCAAAGCGAACGATACGAATTTGGCGGTTGTGGATTCGAAAATCGAAAAACATAATGAGGGGACAGCTGAGAAAGAAACATTAATAGCAACAAGTAGCCATTCGTACGATGCTGTCAACAATAATTACTTGGACGAGTTTACTGACTCTGAAGATGAGGTTGAAATAACTGAAGTCAAAGAAATACGAGATGTTAATGGTAATATCAAGGGTCAATTTGAAGACGATGAACTAATAGAGTACGTTGGCGAAGAACCTTTTAAggagaaagaggaaaaaaccGTAGTTAGTTCAACTGATGATACTGGTAACAACAGAGGGTTTAAAGCACTGGAAGAAATCCCggtttattttgatttctgtGAGCTATGTGGTGGGGGGAAAAACTTGGATGAAGCATGGTTGAAAGATGAAATCAGGGTTGGGTTTGATTTTATGAAATTATTCAAACCTGCATGCCTTGAAGACGAATTATATTCCGAATTCAACCcaatatttgattttgatgaatgCATTAGCCTAAAGTTTTCCgatgttttccaaaaaattgCTCAGTTTTTGAGTTTACAATTAAGAGACGTAAATATTCATTTGACTTTTGGTGACTTGAACAATCTTACATTGGAATCTGATTCTGTGATGTCTAACAATTTACGGATAACAGATTTGCTTGAAACTTATAGATGTTTGAAGGATGAATCGCCCAACTCCGATTTGTACAAATTTTTATCAGTTCGGGTTTGGTGTACTAGAAGTCTTGAGAAGCAACTACAGTTATTGCATACTGCAAAGGACTGTGgtttcaaacttgaaaacatcaatgaTTTGGGCATCGATAAGAGAAAGTATAGTGAGCTTGTTGAAGATACTCGAAGCTGTAAACGCCCTAAACTCTAA
- a CDS encoding uncharacterized protein (PKUD0A12310; similar to Saccharomyces cerevisiae YJL179W (PFD1); ancestral locus Anc_1.159) — protein sequence MADVNSMIGEMRAQLSQHQTELHRTIAAIERVTRSNTVVEKSVADIRSTGKDCVWQAVGRTFVKTPLEEYEMLMKNQIRENIDTMNTLNKKKHYLETSIKNTIESLKQVTLGA from the coding sequence ATGGCTGATGTTAATTCAATGATAGGGGAAATGAGAGCACAACTCAGTCAACATCAAACCGAGCTACATAGGACGATAGCAGCCATTGAAAGGGTTACGAGGAGTAATACAGTAGTGGAGAAATCTGTTGCTGATATTAGAAGCACCGGTAAGGATTGTGTCTGGCAGGCCGTTGGCCGTACGTTTGTCAAAACGCCACTTGAGGAATACGAGATGCTTATGAAGAATCAAATTAGGGAAAACATTGACACCATGAACACtttgaacaaaaagaaacattACCTTGAAACATCCATTAAGAATACCATCGAAAGTTTAAAGCAAGTAACTTTAGGTGCATGA
- a CDS encoding uncharacterized protein (PKUD0A12300; similar to Saccharomyces cerevisiae YJL178C (ATG27); ancestral locus Anc_1.160), translating to MEIGLLLLKLVLVSGLASAFDITQLPFSELKLDDKLLGINEYKSQLDTPPSFISSNWFFLMKKGENDAAKIGNGCPDDSTLCGIITASKDSKSSPDLTKPIQLFSLSTENVVYSSDVQSSIIANWKDVPYGERNINVTLSFGCSDSEENQISLESNSIFIEGDLSFTWKNKAFCRKNDKDNGGSGDDKDSKEDAGLGFFGSMIIFVAVIFAAYIIAQAWFNTSTIGSSSDFFNELTDSFLESAASIPRLIGEVIGKITGRNTSVRGGYSAV from the coding sequence ATGGAAATTGGTTTGTTGTTACTTAAGCTGGTTTTGGTTTCGGGGCTAGCCAGCGCCTTTGATATTACCCAGCTCCCATTCTCAGAACTGAAATTAGACGACAAGCTCCTCGGCATTAATGAATACAAGAGTCAACTAGATACTCCTCCCTCCTTCATCTCGAGTAATTGGTTCTTCCTTATGAAAAAGGGCGAAAATGATGCAGCCAAAATTGGTAACGGGTGCCCTGACGATTCAACACTTTGTGGTATAATAACCGCTTCCAAGGATTCAAAATCGAGTCCTGACTTAACTAAACCTATCCAGTTGTTTAGTCTATCTACAGAGAACGTTGTATATTCTTCCGATGTGCAAAGTTCCATCATAGCTAATTGGAAGGATGTTCCATATGGCGAAAGAAATATTAATGTTACCCTAAGCTTTGGTTGTTCAGATTCTGAGGAAAATCAGATTAGCCTTGAATCTAATTCAATTTTCATTGAAGGAGACTTGAGTTTTACTTGGAAAAACAAGGCATTCTGTAGAAAGAATGACAAAGATAACGGCGGAAGTGGCGATGACAAAGATTCAAAAGAAGATGCAGGTCTGGGTTTTTTTGGCTCAATGATTATTTTTGTTGCCGTCATATTTGCAGCTTACATTATTGCGCAGGCCTGGTTTAACACCAGCACAATTGGATCGTCAAGtgactttttcaatgaacTTACAGATTCGTTCTTAGAGAGTGCCGCATCCATACCCCGTCTTATTGGTGAGGTAATTGGGAAAATCACAGGACGGAACACATCGGTTAGGGGCGGTTATAGTGCTGTATAG